Within the Desulfitibacter sp. BRH_c19 genome, the region CCGGCGCCAATCAATGTGGCCCTTGATTATGATCTCGTAATGTTTCATCTGCGATCACCTCCTACTCACATTTTGTTTAAGCCTTACGAGTCAAAAGAATGGCTAATTTAATTTTCCTGTTAAATTGAATTTTCACTTGGTTTTTCTACATTTCTTTTTGTAAAGAAGTCTTGTAGATTGAATAGCCTCCAGATTACAAGAAGTTCCAGCCCAACTCCTACCCAAATGGGTAAAGGTGAAAACCAAGTGACTAGCCAGACTACTCCTACGACTAATCCTGTTAGCCATCTCTTCAATGTTAGTCGGCGAATGAGTAGTGATAATAAAGTTGATATAAAAATCAAAGCAGTTAACACATAAATTACAACCTCTGTGTTTTGATGGGCCATTGGTTCTATTTGATTTTCTACCCGGCCTTTTACGCCTTGCAAAATTTTACGGACTGCAAGATAATCGGTGAATTCCGTGAATAGGTCTAGAGAAAGCAAGCTAGGCTCAGTCCAATGAAAAGACCAGCGAATGCGACTAATTAAACGGGTATGGTCCTTATCTATAGGATATAATGCCCAGATAAAACTGCCTTTTTGTTCTGTTCCAGTCCAAATTATGTGTTGGTTTGGTTCAATATCATAGAAGACCATGCGAGCTACAGAACTAATAGGAACTTCATCTCCAATCTTAAATTGTTGAAACTCTGGCAAGATGCGGTCAGCGCTGTGAATTCCTAATGGACTTCCGAGGTTTTCCACAATATCATAGCCATAATACCCAGCTCGACCATATCCCATTTGTAGTAGCCAAGGCCAGATTTCCTCAGGCGTACCTGAAATGGTAATCGCCCGTGTAGCGAAGAATTCTGGCTGTGGCTCCAAATGATCGCCTGGCATGACCTGTGTAACTTCTTGGTCCGTTGCGCCCCAATTAAGCTGGTAAGGTCGTGCCCAAACCAAATATACAGTCATTATTAAAATGATCAGGGCTAAGGTAGCCAGAACTTTCTTAAATAATTTTGATAAAGAAAAAGAACTCATTACGATTCCCCCTTAAATAAAAATCTTCATGCTTTATTTATAAACCTTTCTAGTGCTTGGGGAACCTCTCGAAAGTAGGGTTTTGCCTTTATCCGAAAGTGGGGTTTTGGAAGGGTATGAAAATAATATTACTTTATTTTGAATAAGAAATATTAAAATTCAATCTGTAAAATCCTTTAATAATCCACTATTAAAAGATACTCATTTTTATAAAGATATTAAAAGAATAATAATTTTAAATAAGTATCATGAATTGAGCTAAGGGATCAAAAAGCACTTCTTAGTGTAGGGGATTACCATAAGAGGTGCTTTATTGCTTGTAAAACACATAGAAACTTAACACTATAACTTAAGAAAATATATTATGATTAAGAGGGAATAATATAGTTTAACGGAATAATATTTATATTAAAGAGGGTGATAAAAATGTCAAATCAAAAAATACCCAATAGATTAGCTAATGAAAAATCTCCATATTTATTACAACATCAATATAATCCTGTAGACTGGTATCCCTGGGGAGAAGAGGCATTTGAAAAGGCCAAAGAGGAAGACAAGCCTGTGTTTCTAAGTATCGGCTACAGCACTTGCCATTGGTGTCATGTGATGGAAAGGGAATCCTTTGAGGATGAAGAGGTAGCAGAGGTTCTAAATAAATATTACATATCAATTAAAGTAGATAGAGAAGAACGGACTGATGTGGATGCAATATATATGGCAGTATGTCAGGCGCTCACGGGTCAGGGAGGTTGGCCGTTAACAATTTTTATGACTCCCGATAAAAAGCCCTTCTTTGCTGGAACTTATTTTCCAAAGGAGAGGAAATATGGCCGTTCTGGGATAATAGAAATATTAGAAGAACTCCAAGATGCATGGGAAAATAAAAGAGATAAGGTACTTAGTGCAGGGGAATCCGTAGTTAAGGGAATTGAGAATAAATACTTTAAAAGTGAAGCTGGAGCAGTTGAGAGAGAGGCTCTTGATCATGCTTACCGTTACTATGAACAGAGTTTTGATTCTATATATGGAGGTTTTGGGGAAGCACCTAAGTTTCCTACACCCCATAACTTGACATTTTTATTACGATATTGGAAGATGTCAGGCAATAAGAAGGCTTTAGATATGGTAGAAAAGACCCTTCAGTCTATGTATCAGGGTGGAATGTATGATCATGTTGGTTGGGGATTTTCTAGATATTCCACAGATAAAAAGTGGCTAGTACCACATTTTGAGAAGATGCTCTATGACAATGCCCTCTTAGCCATAGCATATCTAGAATGCTATCAAGCTACTCAAAATGAGTTTTATGCAAGGGTTGCTAGAGAGATATTTTCATATGTTTTACGGGATATGACTTCAGAGGAAGGTGGTTTCTTTTCTGCAGAGGATGCAGATTCAGAAGGTGTAGAAGGTAAGTTTTATGTTTGGTCTCTTGATGAGGTTTTTGATGTGCTGGGTAGGGAAAGTGGAAAAGCATTTTGCCAGACATTTGATATTTCTAATGCAGGTAACTTTGAAGGAGAAAACATTCCTAATATTATTGGAAAAGACTTAAATACTGGGCAGGATCTAAAAAATGAAAGAGAAAAACTCTTTTTACACCGAGAAAAAAGAATACATCCTCTAAAGGATGACAAAATACTAACCGCCTGGAATGGTTTAATGATAGCTGCCTTGGCCACAGGTGCAAGGGTATTAGGTGATAAAAAGTATGCAAAAGCAGCAGAGAATGCCGCAGAATTTGTAAATACTAAACTAAGAAGAGAAGATGGAAGATTATTTGCTCGTTATAGAGATGGTGAAACTGCACATCTGGCCTATGTGGATGATTATGCATTTTTTATATGGGGTTTAATTGAGCTCTATCAAACCTCCTATAATCCAAAGTATTTGGCTTTATCTCTAGAGTTTCATCAGGATATGGTAGATTTGTTCTGGGATGAAAAAGAAGGTGGCTTGTATTTATACGGTCATGATGGAGAAAAACTTATTACAAAACCTAAGGAGCTATATGATGGCGCCGTACCTTCAGGAAACTCAGTAGCTGCACTAAACTTTCTAAGATTGGCTGACCTTACAGGTGATGAAAAGATTGCAGAGCTTGCTGATAAGCAATTAAATGCATTCGGGGGTACTGTAAGTCAATCACCTCCGGGATATGCTTATTTTCTAATGGCAGTCTATTTTGCAGAAAATCCAACAACTGAAATTAATATTATTGGTGACCTTAATAAGAAAGAAACAAGTGATATGTTGGACATTATAAATAAGGGATTCAATCCAGAAAGGCTTGTTGCAGTTAAAATGCCTGGTTCCTCGGGTGAGGAAATTTGCAGGCTTATTCCAATTATTAAAGAAAGAGATACAGTAGATGGGAAAACTACCGCTTATATATGTGAAAATTTTTCTTGTCAACCGCCTACAACGGATATTAAAAAGTTGGAAATATTACTGGGGAAGAAGAGCTGATGCAACATCACTCTTCACTTACCTCAGGGATATTCCTTTTAGCACTAAATTTCCAGACCATAGTAAAGCCTAATGCAAAAAGCAGTAAATAAACGGGTTCAAAAGAAGACGGTAGTAGTCCCTTTGAGGACCCTATAATCAGTCCGGCAAAAAAGTAGGAAATTAACATTTTATGGTTAGTATAGATAATATTCAGGGTATTGGCCAAAAGAAAAATTCCCAGTATGCTTCCTATACCAAACATCGAAAGATTAAATAAGTTAAGTTCTGCTATAGAAAAAAGAATTACATCGTATACTCCAAATATTATAAGGATAGAACTCCCAGGAATTCCTGGAATCATCATGGCTGCAGTTGCCAGGGCACCTCCTATAACAAGTAAAAACCAGTTAATATTTAAGTCAAGATTAATAGCGCCGATATCTTCAAAAACTAGAACATAACCAATAACTATTCCCAAAACAACAGCCAAAGCCGTAGAAGTCAAACTCTTCTTATCAGGTTTTGGACA harbors:
- a CDS encoding thioredoxin codes for the protein MSNQKIPNRLANEKSPYLLQHQYNPVDWYPWGEEAFEKAKEEDKPVFLSIGYSTCHWCHVMERESFEDEEVAEVLNKYYISIKVDREERTDVDAIYMAVCQALTGQGGWPLTIFMTPDKKPFFAGTYFPKERKYGRSGIIEILEELQDAWENKRDKVLSAGESVVKGIENKYFKSEAGAVEREALDHAYRYYEQSFDSIYGGFGEAPKFPTPHNLTFLLRYWKMSGNKKALDMVEKTLQSMYQGGMYDHVGWGFSRYSTDKKWLVPHFEKMLYDNALLAIAYLECYQATQNEFYARVAREIFSYVLRDMTSEEGGFFSAEDADSEGVEGKFYVWSLDEVFDVLGRESGKAFCQTFDISNAGNFEGENIPNIIGKDLNTGQDLKNEREKLFLHREKRIHPLKDDKILTAWNGLMIAALATGARVLGDKKYAKAAENAAEFVNTKLRREDGRLFARYRDGETAHLAYVDDYAFFIWGLIELYQTSYNPKYLALSLEFHQDMVDLFWDEKEGGLYLYGHDGEKLITKPKELYDGAVPSGNSVAALNFLRLADLTGDEKIAELADKQLNAFGGTVSQSPPGYAYFLMAVYFAENPTTEINIIGDLNKKETSDMLDIINKGFNPERLVAVKMPGSSGEEICRLIPIIKERDTVDGKTTAYICENFSCQPPTTDIKKLEILLGKKS